One Mangrovimonas cancribranchiae DNA segment encodes these proteins:
- a CDS encoding DUF6048 family protein codes for MKYITKFTINMVFLLFCALSFAQNDSLPETNNIPDSLKVKQKYGIRLGGDIGKLIRSFIDDDYTGFEINGDYRLTRRWYLAGEIGAEEKKTNNDHLTNTAKGTYFKAGVDYNAYDNWYGMENMIYGGFRVGASTFSQTLESFSVYAPNQYWAPQLSSNESQEFSGLTAIWGEVILGIKVEVLKNLYLGANAQFKYIISQDQPNGYENLYIPGYHKTYDSGNFGFGYGYNISYLIPLFKKNKN; via the coding sequence ATGAAGTACATTACAAAATTTACCATTAATATGGTTTTTTTACTGTTTTGTGCCCTCTCTTTTGCGCAAAACGATAGCCTCCCAGAAACCAATAATATACCAGATTCCTTAAAGGTGAAACAAAAATACGGTATTCGTCTTGGTGGTGATATAGGAAAATTAATTCGCTCTTTTATTGATGACGATTACACTGGCTTTGAAATAAATGGAGACTACAGATTAACCCGACGATGGTATTTAGCAGGTGAAATTGGTGCCGAAGAAAAGAAAACCAATAACGACCATTTAACCAATACAGCTAAAGGAACCTACTTTAAAGCCGGTGTCGATTATAATGCTTACGATAATTGGTATGGCATGGAAAACATGATTTACGGCGGGTTTCGGGTTGGAGCTAGTACATTTTCTCAAACATTAGAATCATTTAGTGTATACGCTCCTAATCAATATTGGGCACCACAACTTTCAAGTAACGAAAGTCAAGAATTTAGTGGTCTTACTGCAATTTGGGGCGAAGTTATTCTAGGTATAAAAGTAGAGGTCCTTAAAAACTTATATTTAGGCGCCAATGCGCAGTTTAAATATATTATTAGTCAAGACCAACCTAACGGCTACGAAAACTTATATATTCCAGGATATCATAAAACTTACGATAGTGGTAACTTTGGTTTTGGGTATGGCTATAACATATCTTATTTAATCCCATTATTTAAAAAGAATAAAAACTAA
- the pheT gene encoding phenylalanine--tRNA ligase subunit beta, which produces MKISYNWLKQFIQIDWDAEKTGELLTDLGLEVEGIESFQSVKGGLDGIVVGEVLTCEKHANADRLKVTTVNIGESDPVQIVCGAPNVDKGQKVPVATVGTTLYTPEGEAWKIKKGKIRGEVSQGMICAEDELGLGNSHDGIMVLDNSLTPGTPLAEVFEVENDYVFEIGLTPNRADAMSHFGTARDLKAGLLQKDINSELITPSVSAFHVENRTLRIDVDVKNYDLAPRYCGVTISGLKVSESPNWLKNRLLAIGLTPKNNVVDATNYVLHELGQPLHAFDASKITGNKIEVKTLPAGTKFTTLDEVERELHEEDLMICNAEKPMCIAGVFGGLHSGVTETTTAIFLESAYFNPVSVRKTAKRHGLNTDASFRFERGIDPNITEYALKRAALLIQDIAGGEITSDVFDTYPKKIEDFQVRLSFDNAKKLIGEEIPKETIKEILMSLGIKINNVTEAGLGLTIPAYRNDVQREADVIEEVLRVYGYNNIKTTEKLNASISNTSRFEDYKLQNIIGNQLASQGFYEMLSNSLTSAKYTELSEQLKNEHNVEMLNPLSSDLSVLRQSMLFSGLEAINHNINRKRNNLKLFEFGKTYHDFNGKREEFKRLSLFVTGNRDNERWNSTIRESDFFYLKGIINTIFNRLGIQGTSTSPISTDLLSEGICISKKKTKLVEFGVIKKAVLKPFDISQNVLYAEFNWDNIIETAKTNSISYTEIPKYPEVRRDFALLIDNHVTFEDIDKIASQTEKKLLKDVDLFDVYQGKNLPEGKKSYAVSFTLQDENKTLTDKQIDKIMKKLQTNFEKQLGAELR; this is translated from the coding sequence ATGAAGATTTCTTACAATTGGCTTAAGCAATTTATTCAAATAGATTGGGACGCTGAAAAAACAGGTGAATTACTTACAGATTTAGGACTTGAAGTTGAAGGTATAGAAAGCTTTCAATCGGTTAAAGGTGGCCTTGATGGTATTGTTGTTGGCGAAGTGCTAACCTGCGAAAAACACGCAAACGCAGACCGCTTAAAAGTTACTACGGTAAATATAGGCGAATCAGACCCCGTTCAAATTGTTTGTGGCGCCCCTAATGTAGATAAAGGTCAAAAAGTACCTGTGGCTACTGTAGGAACAACATTATACACCCCTGAAGGCGAAGCCTGGAAAATAAAAAAAGGGAAAATTCGTGGTGAAGTTAGCCAAGGAATGATTTGTGCCGAAGACGAATTAGGACTAGGAAACTCCCATGATGGCATCATGGTTTTAGACAACAGTTTAACTCCTGGAACACCTCTAGCGGAAGTTTTCGAGGTTGAAAACGACTATGTTTTCGAAATTGGCCTAACGCCCAACCGAGCCGATGCTATGAGTCATTTTGGCACCGCAAGAGACCTTAAAGCTGGACTGCTTCAAAAAGATATTAACTCAGAATTAATAACACCTTCTGTAAGTGCTTTTCATGTTGAAAACCGCACACTGCGTATTGATGTTGATGTTAAAAATTACGATTTAGCACCAAGATATTGTGGTGTAACCATTTCTGGATTAAAAGTAAGCGAGTCACCAAACTGGTTAAAAAACAGATTATTAGCTATAGGATTAACACCTAAAAATAATGTTGTAGATGCTACAAACTATGTGCTACACGAATTAGGACAACCATTACACGCTTTTGATGCCTCTAAAATTACAGGCAACAAAATTGAAGTAAAAACACTTCCTGCAGGAACCAAATTTACAACCCTTGACGAAGTAGAACGCGAGCTTCATGAAGAAGATTTAATGATATGTAATGCCGAAAAACCTATGTGCATTGCTGGCGTATTTGGAGGATTACATTCAGGTGTTACAGAAACTACCACAGCAATCTTTTTAGAGAGTGCTTATTTCAACCCTGTTTCTGTTAGAAAAACAGCTAAAAGACACGGTTTAAATACTGATGCGTCTTTTAGATTTGAAAGAGGTATCGATCCAAATATTACAGAATACGCTTTAAAACGCGCAGCATTACTAATTCAAGATATAGCGGGAGGTGAAATTACTAGCGATGTATTTGATACTTACCCTAAAAAAATAGAAGATTTTCAAGTACGTTTAAGTTTTGATAATGCTAAAAAACTTATTGGTGAAGAAATCCCCAAAGAAACTATAAAAGAAATTTTAATGTCGTTAGGCATTAAAATTAACAATGTTACCGAAGCCGGTTTAGGTCTTACTATTCCTGCTTACAGAAACGATGTGCAGCGTGAAGCCGATGTTATTGAAGAAGTATTACGCGTTTATGGTTATAATAATATAAAAACCACCGAAAAGCTTAACGCATCTATTTCTAATACTTCGAGATTTGAAGATTATAAACTTCAAAATATTATTGGTAATCAATTAGCATCTCAAGGATTTTACGAAATGCTTTCAAACTCGCTTACCTCTGCAAAATATACAGAACTAAGCGAACAATTAAAAAATGAGCATAATGTTGAAATGTTAAATCCACTTAGTAGCGACTTAAGTGTGTTACGCCAAAGTATGTTGTTTTCTGGTCTTGAAGCCATTAATCATAATATTAATAGAAAACGTAATAACTTAAAGTTATTTGAATTTGGTAAAACATACCACGATTTTAATGGTAAACGCGAAGAGTTTAAACGTTTATCGCTTTTTGTTACAGGAAATAGAGATAACGAGCGCTGGAATTCTACTATAAGAGAAAGTGATTTCTTTTATTTAAAAGGAATTATAAACACCATTTTTAATCGCTTAGGAATACAAGGAACCTCGACCTCTCCTATTTCAACCGATTTGCTTTCCGAAGGTATTTGCATCTCAAAAAAGAAAACAAAATTGGTAGAGTTTGGTGTGATTAAAAAAGCGGTTTTAAAACCCTTCGATATTTCTCAAAACGTCCTTTATGCCGAATTTAATTGGGATAATATTATTGAAACAGCTAAAACCAATAGTATTTCGTATACCGAAATCCCTAAATACCCTGAAGTAAGACGAGATTTTGCTTTATTGATAGATAACCATGTTACTTTTGAAGACATTGATAAAATCGCTTCTCAAACCGAGAAGAAACTATTAAAAGATGTTGATTTATTTGATGTTTATCAAGGTAAAAACCTTCCTGAAGGCAAAAAAAGTTATGCTGTAAGCTTTACATTACAAGACGAAAACAAAACTCTTACAGATAAACAAATAGATAAAATTATGAAAAAGCTCCAAACCAATTTTGAAAAACAACTCGGTGCTGAGTTGAGATAA
- a CDS encoding putative signal transducing protein gives MDSTYKKIFSGSFIVVQLIVDKLKAIGINPVVKDETESGRLAGFMASIPGFQDLYVSEDEVETARPVIERVTNELEADTN, from the coding sequence ATGGATTCTACTTACAAAAAAATATTTTCTGGCAGCTTTATTGTTGTGCAACTTATTGTAGACAAACTTAAAGCTATTGGCATTAATCCCGTGGTAAAAGATGAAACCGAATCTGGCCGTTTAGCTGGTTTTATGGCTTCTATTCCAGGATTTCAAGATCTTTACGTTAGTGAAGACGAAGTTGAAACAGCACGCCCTGTAATAGAACGTGTTACCAATGAATTGGAAGCCGATACCAATTAA
- a CDS encoding ABC-F family ATP-binding cassette domain-containing protein, producing MLSVSNLSVQFGKRILFDEVNTTFNQGNCYGIIGANGAGKSTFLKILSGKQEATSGHVHLEPGKRMSVLEQNHNLYDEYPVLETVLRGNKPLFEIKTEIDQLYADYSDENAEKIGELQVKFEEMDGWNAESSAAALLSNLGITEDLHYTLMSDLDGKQKVRVLLAQALFGNPDVLIMDEPTNDLDYETISWLENFLANYENCVIVVSHDRHFLDAVCTHISDIDFGKINHYSGNYSFWYESSQLAAKQRAQQNKKAEEKKKELEEFIRRFSANVAKSKQATSRKKMIEKLNVSEIKPSSRRYPAIIFEREREAGNQILNIEGLSASIEGETLFKNIDLNLAKGDKVVVFSKDSRATTAFYQIINDKEKANSGEFAWGITTTQSYLPLDNSDYFNSELSLVDWLRQWAKTEEEREEVYIRGFLGKMIFSGEEALKKCNVLSGGEKVRCMLSRMMMVRANVLMLDEPTNHLDLESITAFNNSLKNFKGTVLLTTHDHEFAQTVGNRIVELTPNGVIDRYMTFDEYMQDPKIKELRDKMYAVTA from the coding sequence ATGTTATCAGTATCTAATTTATCTGTACAATTTGGAAAACGTATTTTGTTTGATGAGGTAAACACCACCTTTAATCAAGGAAATTGTTACGGAATTATTGGTGCCAATGGTGCCGGGAAGTCTACATTTTTAAAGATACTTTCAGGAAAGCAAGAGGCAACATCTGGACATGTACATTTAGAGCCAGGAAAACGTATGTCGGTTTTAGAGCAAAATCATAATTTATATGATGAGTATCCTGTGCTAGAAACGGTATTACGCGGTAATAAACCTTTGTTTGAAATTAAAACAGAAATAGACCAATTGTATGCCGATTATTCCGATGAGAATGCAGAAAAAATTGGCGAGCTTCAAGTAAAATTTGAAGAAATGGACGGTTGGAATGCCGAAAGTAGTGCCGCAGCCTTATTATCAAACTTAGGAATTACCGAAGATTTGCATTATACTTTAATGAGCGACCTTGATGGAAAGCAAAAAGTACGTGTATTATTGGCACAAGCGTTATTTGGAAATCCAGATGTGTTAATTATGGATGAGCCTACCAACGACCTAGATTACGAAACGATTTCTTGGTTAGAAAACTTTTTAGCAAACTACGAAAATTGTGTTATCGTGGTTTCTCACGACCGTCACTTTTTAGATGCGGTTTGTACACATATTTCTGATATTGATTTTGGAAAAATTAATCATTATTCAGGGAATTATTCATTCTGGTACGAGTCGTCGCAATTAGCGGCAAAGCAACGCGCACAACAAAATAAAAAGGCCGAAGAGAAGAAGAAAGAACTTGAAGAATTTATTAGACGTTTTTCTGCTAACGTAGCCAAATCTAAACAAGCGACATCTAGAAAAAAGATGATAGAAAAATTGAACGTCTCTGAAATTAAGCCTTCAAGTCGTCGTTATCCTGCTATTATTTTTGAAAGAGAACGTGAAGCGGGCAATCAAATTTTAAATATAGAAGGTCTTTCAGCTTCAATAGAAGGCGAAACTTTATTTAAAAACATAGATCTTAATTTAGCCAAAGGCGATAAGGTGGTTGTGTTTTCAAAAGATTCAAGAGCAACAACAGCGTTTTATCAAATTATTAACGACAAAGAAAAAGCCAATTCAGGAGAGTTTGCTTGGGGAATTACAACCACGCAATCGTATTTACCATTAGATAATAGTGACTATTTTAATAGCGAATTATCGCTTGTAGATTGGTTACGCCAATGGGCAAAGACCGAAGAAGAACGCGAAGAGGTTTATATAAGAGGATTCTTAGGAAAAATGATTTTTAGTGGAGAAGAAGCCTTAAAAAAATGTAATGTGCTTTCTGGAGGCGAAAAGGTACGTTGTATGTTAAGTAGAATGATGATGGTAAGAGCAAATGTATTAATGCTAGACGAGCCAACAAACCACTTAGATTTAGAAAGTATTACAGCGTTTAACAATTCGCTTAAAAACTTTAAAGGTACGGTGTTATTAACCACACACGATCATGAGTTTGCGCAAACCGTTGGTAATAGAATAGTAGAATTAACACCAAATGGCGTTATCGATAGATACATGACGTTTGATGAATATATGCAAGATCCTAAAATAAAGGAACTACGCGATAAAATGTATGCCGTAACGGCTTAA
- the fsa gene encoding fructose-6-phosphate aldolase yields MKFFIDTANLEQIKEAQDMGILDGVTTNPSLMAKEGITGHDNIMKHYVDICNIVDGDVSAEVISTDFDGMVKEGEALAELHDQIVIKLPMIKDGVKACKYFSDKGIKTNVTLVFSAGQALLAAKAGATYVSPFIGRLDDISTDGLNLIAEIRHIYDNYAFDTEILAASVRHTMHVIDCAKIGADVMTGPLSSISGLLKHPLTDIGLEKFLADYKKGN; encoded by the coding sequence ATGAAATTTTTTATTGATACTGCTAACTTAGAGCAAATTAAAGAAGCCCAAGATATGGGAATTTTAGATGGTGTTACAACAAACCCATCGTTAATGGCAAAAGAAGGTATTACGGGTCATGACAATATCATGAAACATTATGTAGACATCTGCAATATTGTAGATGGCGATGTAAGTGCCGAAGTAATATCTACCGATTTTGACGGTATGGTAAAAGAAGGAGAAGCCTTAGCTGAACTTCATGATCAAATTGTTATTAAATTACCTATGATTAAAGATGGTGTAAAAGCCTGTAAATACTTTAGCGATAAAGGTATTAAAACCAATGTTACTTTAGTGTTTTCTGCAGGGCAAGCGTTATTAGCTGCAAAAGCAGGAGCGACCTATGTGTCACCATTTATTGGAAGATTAGACGATATTTCAACAGATGGATTAAACCTAATTGCTGAAATTCGCCATATTTATGATAATTATGCGTTTGATACCGAAATATTAGCCGCATCTGTACGTCATACGATGCACGTAATTGATTGTGCTAAAATTGGCGCCGATGTTATGACAGGACCTTTAAGTTCTATTTCTGGCTTGTTAAAGCACCCGTTAACCGATATTGGGTTAGAAAAGTTTTTAGCAGATTACAAAAAAGGGAATTAA
- a CDS encoding SDR family oxidoreductase, with translation MSKIILITGGSSGIGKSVGEFLTAKGFQIYGTSRNPEKYTNSKFPLVALDVANVATIKSAVSEVIEKSGRLDILINNAGAGITGPIEEIPDAEIKRNFETNFFGPLNVIKEVLPHMRQQQSGLIINVTSIAGYMGLPFRGVYSASKGALELITEAYRMELKPFNIEMTNVAPGDFATNIAAGRYHAPVNDKSPYKTSYGNTLALMNSHVDSGQDPKIMAEAILRVINTQKPKAHYKVGEFMQKFSIVLKRILPDKVYERLLMNHYKL, from the coding sequence ATGTCTAAAATTATTTTAATTACTGGTGGTTCATCTGGTATTGGTAAGTCGGTTGGTGAGTTTCTAACAGCAAAAGGATTTCAGATTTATGGTACAAGTAGAAACCCAGAAAAATACACTAATAGTAAATTCCCTTTAGTTGCTTTAGATGTTGCTAATGTAGCAACTATAAAATCGGCTGTTTCCGAGGTTATTGAAAAATCAGGGCGATTAGATATCCTAATTAATAATGCTGGAGCAGGTATAACGGGGCCTATCGAGGAAATTCCAGATGCCGAAATAAAACGAAATTTTGAAACAAATTTCTTTGGGCCTTTAAATGTAATTAAAGAAGTTTTACCTCACATGCGCCAACAACAATCGGGGTTAATTATTAATGTGACTTCTATAGCTGGATACATGGGATTACCTTTTCGCGGTGTTTATAGTGCAAGTAAAGGGGCTTTAGAGCTAATTACCGAAGCCTACAGAATGGAGCTAAAACCATTTAATATAGAGATGACCAACGTTGCTCCAGGCGACTTCGCTACAAATATTGCCGCAGGAAGGTATCATGCGCCTGTAAACGATAAGTCGCCGTACAAAACATCTTATGGTAATACTTTAGCTTTAATGAATAGTCATGTAGATAGCGGTCAAGACCCTAAAATTATGGCTGAAGCTATTTTAAGAGTTATCAACACCCAAAAGCCAAAAGCCCATTATAAAGTAGGGGAGTTTATGCAAAAATTCTCTATTGTTTTAAAGCGTATTTTACCAGATAAAGTTTACGAAAGGCTATTAATGAACCATTATAAATTGTAA
- a CDS encoding glutaminyl-peptide cyclotransferase translates to MTSVKLLIAIALSTIIVSCGNNIAEMKKNIFIKTNIKNNSFTLGETLKVSLENPKNYDIGNVTFLLDGNKISDQTPLNTIKLGVHTLEAQIQLNDTPETIATNITVLNNKTPKVYHFEIINEYPHDITSYTQGLEFYNGELYESTGQYGESKLRKVDYKTGEPLKSINLANQYFGEGLTVLNNKVYQLTWKRGTGFIYNAETFEKTGSFKYNNSKQGWGICNDGKTLYKSDGTEKIWTLDPETLMEQNYIQAYHSKGKVVELNELEWVNGKIYANRWQKNGVAIINPKNGAVEGVIDFSPLHKKVTQHPKLDVLNGIAYNPETQTLFVTGKRWDKLFEVKIIE, encoded by the coding sequence ATGACATCCGTTAAATTACTTATTGCCATAGCATTATCCACTATTATTGTTTCATGCGGGAACAATATTGCTGAAATGAAAAAGAACATTTTTATTAAAACGAACATTAAAAACAACTCTTTCACCTTAGGAGAAACACTTAAAGTTAGTCTTGAGAACCCTAAAAACTATGATATTGGTAACGTTACATTCTTACTTGATGGCAACAAGATTTCAGACCAAACACCTTTAAATACTATTAAACTTGGTGTGCACACTCTAGAGGCTCAAATTCAACTAAATGACACACCAGAAACAATCGCTACGAACATTACTGTTTTAAATAATAAGACACCTAAAGTGTATCATTTTGAAATTATTAATGAATACCCGCACGATATAACATCGTACACCCAAGGATTAGAGTTTTATAATGGTGAATTATATGAAAGTACTGGACAATACGGCGAATCCAAACTTAGAAAAGTTGACTATAAAACTGGAGAGCCTTTAAAAAGCATAAATCTTGCTAACCAATATTTTGGTGAAGGCCTTACGGTTTTAAATAATAAAGTGTATCAATTAACATGGAAAAGAGGCACTGGATTTATTTATAATGCCGAAACTTTTGAAAAAACAGGATCCTTTAAATATAACAACAGTAAGCAAGGTTGGGGAATTTGTAACGATGGAAAAACACTATATAAAAGTGATGGTACTGAAAAAATCTGGACGTTAGACCCAGAAACTTTAATGGAACAAAATTATATTCAGGCTTACCATAGTAAAGGTAAAGTTGTCGAACTTAACGAACTAGAATGGGTAAACGGAAAAATTTATGCCAATCGCTGGCAAAAAAATGGTGTGGCTATTATTAACCCTAAAAACGGCGCTGTAGAAGGTGTGATAGACTTTTCTCCTTTACATAAAAAAGTAACGCAGCACCCAAAACTAGATGTGTTAAACGGTATTGCCTACAATCCTGAAACCCAAACCTTATTTGTTACAGGAAAACGTTGGGACAAACTTTTTGAGGTAAAAATTATAGAATAA
- a CDS encoding thioesterase family protein translates to MNTFSKNIVVIQNNLDQLNHVNNVQYVQWVQDIAEQHWYKETTEAIRSTYFWVMINHYIEYKKEAKLGETIIVTTYVEETKGVKSTRIVEFSNTENTLLAKSTTQWCFIDAKSKRPTRIPKDIAQIFS, encoded by the coding sequence GTGAATACATTCTCCAAAAATATTGTTGTTATCCAAAATAATCTTGATCAACTAAACCACGTTAACAATGTACAATATGTGCAATGGGTACAAGATATTGCAGAGCAACATTGGTATAAAGAAACCACCGAAGCGATAAGAAGCACTTATTTTTGGGTTATGATTAACCATTATATTGAATATAAAAAAGAGGCTAAACTCGGGGAAACGATTATCGTAACTACCTATGTTGAGGAAACCAAAGGCGTAAAATCTACTAGAATTGTAGAATTTTCTAATACCGAAAACACCCTCTTAGCAAAATCAACAACACAATGGTGTTTTATAGATGCAAAAAGTAAACGCCCAACAAGAATCCCTAAAGACATTGCTCAAATATTTTCTTAA